From Priestia aryabhattai, one genomic window encodes:
- a CDS encoding transporter substrate-binding domain-containing protein, with the protein MKKWLSVTAIGLLTAGVLAACGAGEGTSNGGASSDDKDKKVLVMGTSADYPPFEYIDTAKGDSEAIGFDVDLAKAIGKKLGYDVQVKDMEFGGLIPALQSNKVDLVLAGMTPTEKRKKNVDFSDVYYEAKNMIVSKKDAPIKNAEELKGKTVGVQTSSIQADEAKEIAKEVDGVKVTTRDRIPELIQEMKSNRIDAAIIEDTVAKGYVKKDTSLQMSDTGRPDSSKGSAIAFPKDSKLTDDFNRELKKMKENGELDKLIVKWFDDQK; encoded by the coding sequence TTGAAGAAGTGGTTATCGGTAACGGCAATTGGTCTCTTAACGGCAGGCGTTTTAGCTGCATGCGGAGCGGGAGAAGGAACGTCTAATGGAGGAGCAAGCAGCGACGACAAAGATAAAAAAGTATTAGTAATGGGAACATCAGCAGATTACCCACCATTTGAATATATTGATACAGCAAAAGGTGATAGTGAAGCGATCGGATTTGACGTAGATTTAGCAAAAGCAATCGGTAAAAAGTTAGGCTATGACGTACAGGTGAAAGATATGGAATTTGGCGGATTAATTCCAGCTTTACAATCTAATAAAGTCGATTTAGTTTTAGCTGGTATGACGCCAACTGAAAAGCGTAAAAAGAACGTGGACTTCTCAGACGTATATTATGAAGCAAAAAATATGATTGTATCGAAGAAAGATGCACCAATTAAAAATGCAGAAGAACTAAAAGGAAAAACAGTTGGTGTACAAACTTCTTCTATCCAAGCAGACGAAGCAAAAGAAATTGCAAAAGAAGTAGACGGAGTAAAAGTAACAACGCGTGACCGTATTCCGGAACTAATTCAAGAAATGAAATCAAATCGTATCGATGCAGCCATTATTGAAGATACAGTAGCTAAAGGGTATGTAAAAAAAGACACTAGCTTGCAAATGTCCGATACAGGACGTCCAGATTCAAGTAAAGGATCAGCAATCGCATTTCCGAAAGACAGCAAGCTAACGGATGACTTTAACCGTGAATTAAAGAAAATGAAAGAAAACGGTGAATTAGATAAATTAATCGTTAAGTGGTTTGACGACCAAAAATAA
- a CDS encoding BrxA/BrxB family bacilliredoxin has translation MNIDFNLFMNDVVRQARKEITAAGYTELTTAEAVDETFKKPGTTLVMVNSVCGCAGGIARPAAAHAVHYDKRPTNLVTVFAGQDKEATARAREYFEGYPPSSPSFALLKDGKIITMVERHEIEGHEPMSVVMKLQEAFEQHCEEV, from the coding sequence ATGAATATCGATTTTAACTTGTTTATGAACGACGTTGTTCGTCAAGCCCGTAAAGAAATTACAGCAGCTGGTTATACAGAATTAACGACGGCTGAAGCGGTAGATGAAACGTTTAAAAAGCCTGGCACAACGCTTGTAATGGTGAATTCAGTTTGCGGTTGTGCAGGAGGTATCGCAAGACCTGCTGCAGCGCACGCTGTACATTATGATAAACGTCCAACAAACTTGGTTACAGTATTTGCTGGGCAAGATAAAGAAGCAACTGCACGTGCACGCGAATACTTTGAAGGTTATCCGCCTTCATCTCCATCTTTCGCTTTATTAAAAGACGGAAAAATTATCACAATGGTAGAGCGTCATGAAATTGAAGGCCACGAGCCAATGTCAGTTGTTATGAAGCTGCAAGAAGCATTCGAACAGCACTGTGAAGAAGTGTAA
- the meaB gene encoding methylmalonyl Co-A mutase-associated GTPase MeaB encodes MKLKTVKDYKQGLLEGKRTALAQAITLIESKAPKHKVIAQQLIKEIYPHTGHSVRIGFTGVPGAGKSTLIDKFGSYLCKNGHSVAVLAVDPSSTLSGGSILGDKTRMELLTKQENAFVRPSPSQGTLGGVHLKTREAIFLCEAAGYNIIFVETMGVGQGEMIVKEMVDFFVLLALTGAGDDLQGIKKGLLEWVNLICVNKADGDNRLKAEVTAIEYESVIGFLHGHSGGWKPQVITTSAYEEASFQHLWKIICEYKEWMNKNDLFYAVRQKQIKAWLQASVNEYLQESFYEHPLVKQTLGDVEKQMMTGDVTMAEALEQLIKIYQQAMKEM; translated from the coding sequence GTGAAATTAAAAACGGTAAAAGATTATAAACAAGGGCTGCTGGAAGGGAAAAGAACAGCGTTAGCTCAAGCCATTACTTTAATTGAAAGTAAAGCGCCGAAGCATAAAGTAATAGCACAACAGCTGATTAAAGAAATCTATCCTCATACGGGGCATTCAGTGCGCATTGGTTTTACAGGGGTACCCGGAGCAGGAAAAAGTACGCTGATTGACAAATTCGGGTCGTACCTATGCAAAAATGGCCATTCCGTTGCGGTTTTGGCAGTCGATCCAAGCAGTACCTTGTCTGGAGGAAGTATTTTAGGAGATAAAACCAGAATGGAGCTGCTTACCAAACAAGAGAACGCTTTTGTCCGCCCTTCACCTTCTCAAGGAACACTTGGAGGTGTTCATCTTAAAACGAGAGAAGCAATTTTTCTTTGTGAAGCCGCTGGGTATAACATCATATTTGTTGAAACGATGGGTGTTGGCCAAGGTGAAATGATTGTAAAAGAGATGGTAGACTTCTTTGTTCTTCTTGCTTTAACTGGAGCGGGAGATGATTTGCAAGGAATTAAAAAAGGGCTGCTTGAATGGGTTAATTTGATTTGTGTAAATAAAGCAGATGGAGATAACCGGTTAAAAGCAGAAGTGACCGCAATAGAATACGAAAGCGTAATCGGTTTTCTTCACGGTCATTCTGGAGGGTGGAAACCACAAGTAATCACAACTTCTGCTTATGAGGAAGCATCATTTCAACACTTGTGGAAGATAATTTGCGAATATAAGGAATGGATGAATAAAAATGATCTGTTTTATGCAGTAAGGCAAAAGCAAATAAAGGCATGGTTACAAGCAAGTGTTAATGAATATTTACAAGAATCATTTTATGAACATCCTTTAGTTAAGCAAACGCTAGGGGATGTTGAAAAACAAATGATGACGGGAGATGTCACAATGGCTGAAGCTCTCGAACAATTGATTAAAATCTATCAGCAGGCGATGAAGGAAATGTAA
- the scpA gene encoding methylmalonyl-CoA mutase: MYKKPSFSNIPLSFSKQQREDGVAQSSFTSFQTNEQIELKSVYTKEDRDDLDFIHFAPGVPPFVRGPYATMYVNRPWTIRQYAGYSTAEESNAFYRRNLAAGQKGLSVAFDLATHRGYDSDHPRVVGDVGKAGVAIDSMIDMKQLFEGIPLDQMSVSMTMNGAVLPILAFYIVTAEEQGVKKEKLAGTIQNDILKEYMVRNTYIYPPEMSMRIIADIFKYTAEYMPKFNSISISGYHMQEAGAPADLELAYTLADGLEYVRTGLKAGISIDAFAPRLSFFWAIGMNYFMEVAKMRAGRLLWAKLMKQFKPDNPKSLALRTHSQTSGWSLTEQDPFNNVIRTCVEALAAVSGHTQSLHTNALDEAIALPTDFSARIARNTQLYLQNETEICSVIDPWGGSYYVESLTNELMIKAWKHLEEIEQLGGMTKAIEAGVPKMKIEEAAARRQARIDSQVEIIVGVNQFQPEQEEPLDILDIDNTAVRTKQLEKLKKVRSERNEQAVVEALDRLDNCAKTGEGNLLAFAVEAARARATLGEISEAIEKVAGRHQATSKSVSGVYSAEFAHRDQIEGVRKLTAEFLEEEGRRPRILVAKMGQDGHDRGSKVIATAFADLGFDVDIGPLFQTPEETARQAVENDVHVIGISSLAAGHKTLLPQLVDELKKLERDDIVVIVGGVIPKQDYSFLLEHGASAIFGPGTVIPKAAVSVLHEIKKRLEE, from the coding sequence ATGTATAAAAAGCCTTCTTTTTCTAATATTCCATTATCATTTTCAAAGCAGCAACGGGAAGATGGCGTAGCTCAAAGTTCATTCACTTCTTTTCAAACAAATGAACAAATTGAATTAAAATCAGTGTATACAAAAGAAGACAGAGATGACCTCGACTTTATTCACTTTGCACCTGGTGTCCCACCGTTTGTGAGAGGGCCGTATGCAACGATGTATGTGAATCGGCCTTGGACCATTAGGCAGTATGCAGGATACTCAACGGCGGAGGAAAGCAATGCCTTTTACCGCCGAAACCTAGCTGCTGGACAGAAAGGGCTGTCCGTTGCATTTGATCTCGCTACCCACCGAGGCTATGACTCTGATCATCCAAGAGTTGTTGGAGACGTAGGGAAAGCAGGCGTGGCGATTGATTCAATGATTGATATGAAGCAGCTGTTTGAAGGGATTCCGCTTGATCAAATGTCTGTGTCGATGACGATGAACGGGGCGGTGCTTCCTATTTTGGCTTTTTACATCGTAACAGCTGAAGAACAAGGGGTGAAAAAAGAAAAGCTGGCTGGAACGATTCAAAACGATATTTTAAAAGAATATATGGTGCGCAATACGTACATTTATCCTCCTGAGATGTCAATGCGAATCATAGCGGATATCTTTAAATATACAGCAGAATACATGCCGAAATTTAACAGTATCAGCATATCAGGCTATCATATGCAAGAAGCAGGTGCTCCGGCAGACTTAGAGCTTGCTTATACGCTTGCAGACGGACTTGAATATGTGCGAACCGGCTTGAAAGCAGGAATTTCAATTGATGCGTTTGCCCCGAGGCTATCATTTTTCTGGGCAATTGGCATGAACTATTTTATGGAAGTAGCAAAAATGAGAGCAGGGCGGCTGCTGTGGGCAAAACTAATGAAGCAGTTTAAGCCGGATAATCCTAAATCTCTAGCTCTTAGAACGCATTCTCAAACGTCTGGATGGAGCCTGACTGAGCAGGATCCATTTAATAATGTTATCAGAACATGTGTCGAAGCTCTAGCTGCAGTATCAGGTCATACGCAGTCGCTTCACACAAACGCACTGGATGAAGCAATTGCTCTTCCGACTGATTTTTCAGCTAGAATTGCCCGAAATACGCAGCTTTATTTGCAAAACGAAACGGAGATTTGTTCCGTTATTGATCCTTGGGGAGGCTCTTATTATGTGGAATCATTAACGAATGAATTAATGATAAAAGCGTGGAAGCACCTTGAAGAAATAGAGCAGCTGGGCGGAATGACAAAAGCAATAGAAGCAGGCGTACCTAAAATGAAGATAGAAGAAGCCGCTGCGCGCAGACAAGCACGAATAGACTCGCAAGTAGAAATTATTGTAGGTGTTAATCAGTTCCAGCCAGAGCAAGAAGAGCCTCTTGATATTCTTGATATTGATAACACAGCAGTTCGAACGAAGCAGCTGGAAAAGTTAAAAAAAGTGCGCAGTGAACGTAACGAACAAGCGGTAGTCGAAGCGCTTGATCGGCTGGATAATTGTGCCAAAACAGGTGAAGGAAATCTCCTTGCTTTTGCGGTTGAAGCTGCGAGAGCTAGAGCTACACTAGGTGAAATTTCAGAAGCTATTGAGAAAGTAGCTGGAAGACATCAGGCTACTTCTAAGTCAGTCAGCGGTGTATACAGTGCGGAGTTTGCGCATCGAGATCAAATAGAAGGAGTTCGAAAGCTTACGGCTGAGTTTTTAGAGGAAGAAGGAAGGCGGCCAAGAATTTTAGTGGCGAAGATGGGGCAAGACGGTCATGACAGAGGGTCGAAAGTCATTGCAACAGCTTTTGCTGACCTTGGATTTGATGTCGATATCGGTCCTTTATTTCAAACGCCTGAAGAAACAGCAAGGCAAGCTGTAGAAAATGACGTACATGTGATTGGCATAAGCTCTTTAGCAGCTGGGCATAAAACGTTACTACCGCAGCTTGTCGATGAGTTAAAGAAATTAGAGCGCGACGATATTGTTGTCATTGTCGGAGGCGTTATTCCTAAACAAGACTACTCATTTCTTTTAGAACACGGCGCTTCTGCTATCTTTGGACCTGGAACAGTAATCCCAAAAGCGGCCGTTTCCGTCTTACATGAAATAAAGAAACGGTTAGAAGAATAG
- a CDS encoding acyl-CoA mutase large subunit family protein, whose amino-acid sequence MKTNTLSFHEFTRTPKEDWAQEVSKNTALRPKETLENIFLKPLYFESDTVHLDYLQQSPAGIDCLRGAGKESYILGEWEITQKIDLPSIKESNKLLLNSLRNGQNTAAFTCSEAMRQGKANHEATEAEVASGVSISTLDDVAHLFQHVALEAVPLFLNTGCTSVPLLSFLKAYCVKHDFDMRQLTGTVGMDPLGTLAEYGRVPLSTQDLYDHLAYATRLAHSNVPELKTIIVSSIPYHNSGTNAVQELAYMLATGVQYIDECMKRGLSLHQVLPHMTFSFSISSHLFMEISKLRAFRMLWANVVRAFDETVISVPFIHTETSHVTQSKEDMYTNALRSTVQAFASIVGGADSLHIEPYDSVTSSSSQFAHRLARNTHLILQHETHISKVMDPAGGSWYVEAYTHELMTKAWELFGDIEDRGGMEEALKQGRIQDEVEQMRVKRQENIECRIERLIGVTHYTPKQHAASEKIKSTLSKKEERKMDKYSDQHASESPSTLSLDDYTKLASKGVTAGWMLKQMSKQSRPEKVVPLTKWRAAEKFEKIRVYTKGMSIGIMELADPSSRKKAEIARSLFESAGFACETIKNIDSYVEIADWMNEQKHEAYVICGSDELVEKLLTKAMTYFEEDSVYVYVVGEEHVSRKTQWQQKGVMSVIHPKTNVIQCVKKLLCALEVEVHV is encoded by the coding sequence ATGAAAACAAATACATTATCATTTCATGAATTTACACGTACACCTAAAGAAGATTGGGCACAGGAAGTTAGCAAAAACACCGCGCTCCGCCCAAAAGAAACGTTAGAAAACATCTTTTTGAAACCGCTTTATTTTGAAAGTGATACTGTGCATTTAGACTATTTGCAGCAGAGTCCGGCGGGAATAGATTGTTTAAGAGGAGCCGGTAAAGAATCATACATATTAGGGGAATGGGAAATCACCCAAAAAATCGACTTACCTTCTATTAAAGAGAGCAATAAACTTCTTTTAAACAGTTTGAGAAATGGACAAAATACGGCCGCTTTTACGTGCAGTGAAGCGATGAGGCAAGGAAAAGCCAATCATGAAGCAACAGAAGCTGAAGTAGCTTCAGGCGTTTCAATTTCTACTTTAGATGATGTTGCTCATTTGTTTCAACATGTAGCTCTTGAAGCCGTTCCTTTATTTTTAAATACAGGATGTACATCCGTTCCACTTCTTTCTTTTCTAAAAGCATACTGTGTCAAACATGACTTTGATATGAGACAGCTAACAGGCACGGTTGGAATGGATCCGCTCGGCACGCTTGCTGAATACGGGAGAGTTCCACTCTCTACTCAAGATTTATACGATCATTTAGCTTATGCAACACGTTTGGCTCACAGTAATGTTCCAGAGCTCAAAACGATCATTGTATCAAGCATTCCTTACCATAACAGCGGTACAAACGCTGTTCAAGAACTAGCTTATATGCTTGCTACAGGGGTGCAGTATATTGATGAATGCATGAAACGCGGTTTGTCCTTACATCAAGTTTTACCTCACATGACATTTTCTTTTTCAATTAGCTCACATTTATTTATGGAAATATCAAAGCTTCGTGCTTTTCGCATGCTTTGGGCAAATGTGGTTCGTGCTTTTGATGAAACGGTCATTTCAGTACCGTTTATCCACACGGAAACGTCACATGTTACACAGTCTAAAGAAGACATGTATACAAATGCGTTAAGGAGCACGGTTCAAGCATTTGCTTCTATTGTAGGAGGAGCGGATAGTCTGCATATTGAACCATATGATTCCGTCACATCCTCATCTTCTCAGTTTGCTCATCGCCTTGCCCGTAATACTCACTTAATTTTGCAGCATGAAACACATATATCAAAAGTAATGGATCCTGCCGGAGGCTCTTGGTACGTTGAAGCTTACACACATGAATTAATGACAAAAGCTTGGGAGTTATTTGGCGACATTGAAGACCGCGGCGGAATGGAAGAAGCTTTAAAACAAGGGCGAATTCAAGATGAAGTTGAACAAATGAGAGTAAAAAGACAAGAGAATATAGAGTGCCGAATTGAGCGCTTGATCGGGGTCACACACTATACTCCTAAGCAACACGCTGCATCCGAAAAGATAAAAAGCACCCTATCTAAAAAAGAAGAAAGAAAAATGGATAAATACAGTGACCAGCATGCTTCGGAGTCCCCATCAACTCTTTCACTAGACGACTATACAAAGCTAGCTTCTAAAGGGGTAACAGCAGGATGGATGCTAAAGCAAATGTCGAAGCAGTCACGGCCTGAAAAAGTAGTGCCGCTCACTAAGTGGAGAGCAGCAGAGAAGTTTGAAAAAATACGGGTTTATACAAAGGGAATGAGCATTGGCATTATGGAGCTCGCCGATCCTAGTAGCCGTAAAAAAGCTGAGATTGCCCGATCTTTATTTGAAAGCGCAGGGTTTGCGTGTGAAACGATTAAAAACATAGATTCCTATGTGGAGATAGCAGATTGGATGAATGAACAAAAACATGAAGCATATGTGATCTGTGGAAGTGATGAGCTCGTTGAAAAGCTCTTAACAAAAGCGATGACTTATTTTGAGGAAGATTCCGTTTATGTGTATGTAGTGGGTGAAGAACATGTATCACGCAAAACGCAGTGGCAGCAAAAAGGTGTAATGAGCGTCATACATCCTAAGACGAATGTTATTCAATGCGTTAAGAAGTTATTATGTGCTTTGGAGGTAGAAGTTCATGTATAA
- a CDS encoding dihydrolipoamide acetyltransferase family protein has translation MAIEKITMPQLGESVTEGTISKWLVSVGDHVNKYDPLAEVMTDKVNAEVPSSFSGTIKELIAGEDDTLPVGEVICLIEVEGTVPQKEQEASDKTVEESAPKTADSQSNKSRYSPAVMRLSQEHNINLDTVTGTGAGGRITRKDILAVIEKGGAAEVKETPAPTVQTEAPVAAAGPKTQQPTPVVSAAGDQEIPVTGVRKAIAANMLRSKHEIPHAWTMVEVDVTNLVSYRDSLKTEFKQKEGFNLTYFAFFVKAVAQALKEFPQMNSMWAGDRIVQKKDINVSIAVATDDALFVPVIKQADEKTIKGIAREITELAQKVRTGSLKSEDMQGGTFTVNNTGSFGSVQSMGIINYPQAAILQVESIVKRPVIIDNMIAVRDMVNLCLSLDHRVLDGLVCGRFLARVKEILESTSKENTSVY, from the coding sequence TTGGCTATTGAAAAAATTACGATGCCGCAGCTCGGTGAAAGTGTAACAGAAGGTACGATTAGCAAATGGCTCGTTTCTGTTGGAGATCACGTAAATAAATACGACCCGTTAGCTGAAGTTATGACGGATAAAGTAAATGCTGAAGTGCCTTCTTCTTTTAGTGGAACAATTAAAGAGTTAATTGCAGGTGAAGACGATACCTTGCCTGTGGGAGAAGTGATTTGTTTAATTGAAGTAGAAGGAACTGTACCTCAAAAAGAACAGGAAGCTTCTGATAAAACTGTAGAAGAATCAGCGCCAAAAACAGCGGACAGTCAATCAAATAAAAGTCGATACTCTCCAGCTGTTATGCGTCTGTCACAAGAACATAATATTAATTTAGATACTGTGACAGGAACAGGTGCGGGCGGTCGCATCACGAGAAAAGATATTTTAGCTGTTATTGAAAAAGGTGGAGCTGCTGAAGTGAAAGAAACACCTGCACCAACAGTTCAGACAGAAGCACCCGTAGCAGCTGCTGGTCCAAAAACGCAGCAGCCTACGCCAGTTGTGTCTGCAGCAGGAGATCAAGAAATCCCTGTTACAGGCGTGCGTAAAGCTATTGCAGCAAATATGCTTCGCAGCAAGCATGAAATTCCGCATGCATGGACAATGGTTGAAGTCGATGTAACGAACTTAGTTTCTTATCGTGATTCATTAAAGACGGAGTTCAAACAAAAAGAAGGTTTTAATTTAACGTATTTTGCGTTCTTCGTAAAAGCAGTGGCTCAGGCTTTAAAAGAATTCCCTCAAATGAATTCAATGTGGGCAGGAGACCGTATTGTACAGAAAAAAGACATTAATGTATCCATTGCTGTTGCAACAGACGATGCTTTATTTGTGCCGGTTATTAAACAAGCCGATGAAAAGACAATCAAAGGCATTGCGCGTGAAATTACAGAGCTCGCGCAAAAAGTTCGTACGGGTTCATTGAAGTCTGAAGACATGCAGGGCGGAACGTTTACTGTTAATAACACAGGTTCATTTGGTTCCGTGCAATCAATGGGGATTATTAATTACCCACAAGCGGCTATTTTACAAGTAGAATCTATTGTAAAACGTCCGGTTATTATTGATAACATGATTGCTGTTCGAGATATGGTTAACTTATGTTTATCGCTTGATCACCGCGTGTTAGACGGCTTGGTGTGCGGCAGATTTTTGGCAAGAGTTAAAGAGATTTTAGAATCTACGTCTAAAGAGAATACGTCCGTCTATTAA
- a CDS encoding alpha-ketoacid dehydrogenase subunit beta, giving the protein MPVISYIDAVTMAIREEMERDSRVFVLGEDVGKKGGVFKATNGLYEQFGEERVIDTPLAESAIAGVGIGAAMYGMRPIAEMQFADFIMPAVNQIVSEAAKVRYRSNNDWNCPITIRAPYGGGVHGALYHSQSVEALFANTPGLKIVMPSTPYDVKGLLKAAIRDDDPVLFFEHKRAYRLIKGEVPEDDYVLPIGKADVKREGDDITVITYGLCVHFALQAAEKLEADGISARILDLRTVYPLDKEAIIEAASKTGKVLLLTEDNKEGSIMSEVAAIIAEHCLFDLDAPIQRLAGPDVPAMPYAPTMEKYFMVNPDKVEKAMRELAQF; this is encoded by the coding sequence ATGCCGGTTATTTCATATATTGATGCAGTAACAATGGCCATTCGTGAAGAAATGGAAAGAGATTCCCGCGTGTTTGTATTAGGAGAAGACGTAGGGAAAAAAGGCGGCGTATTTAAAGCAACCAACGGACTGTACGAACAGTTCGGAGAAGAAAGAGTCATTGACACACCTCTTGCAGAGTCTGCCATTGCAGGGGTAGGAATCGGAGCGGCAATGTACGGAATGCGCCCGATTGCTGAAATGCAATTTGCTGATTTTATTATGCCTGCAGTCAATCAAATTGTGTCAGAAGCAGCGAAAGTTCGCTATCGTTCTAATAATGATTGGAATTGTCCAATTACAATTCGTGCTCCTTACGGCGGCGGCGTCCACGGTGCTCTTTATCATTCACAATCTGTTGAAGCACTATTTGCCAATACGCCAGGGTTAAAGATTGTGATGCCTTCTACGCCTTATGACGTAAAAGGATTATTGAAAGCAGCTATTCGTGATGATGATCCAGTCCTTTTCTTTGAGCATAAACGTGCTTATCGTTTGATTAAAGGAGAAGTGCCTGAAGATGATTATGTACTTCCGATTGGCAAAGCGGATGTAAAGAGAGAAGGAGACGACATCACGGTTATTACATATGGTCTTTGTGTACACTTTGCTCTTCAAGCTGCTGAAAAACTAGAAGCAGACGGTATTTCAGCACGCATCTTAGATTTGAGAACGGTCTATCCGCTTGATAAAGAAGCTATTATTGAAGCAGCCTCTAAAACAGGTAAAGTACTGCTTTTAACGGAAGACAACAAAGAAGGCAGCATTATGAGCGAAGTAGCAGCTATTATTGCTGAACATTGCTTATTTGATTTAGATGCGCCAATTCAGCGTCTTGCTGGCCCTGATGTTCCAGCTATGCCGTATGCACCAACAATGGAAAAATATTTTATGGTGAATCCAGATAAAGTAGAAAAAGCAATGAGAGAATTAGCTCAATTTTAA
- a CDS encoding thiamine pyrophosphate-dependent dehydrogenase E1 component subunit alpha, producing the protein MTKNRHESLGLTDEQVLEMYRTMLLARKIDERMWLLNRAGKVPFVISCQGQEAAQVGAAFALNRENDYILPYYRDLGVVLAFGMTARDLMLSGFAKAEDPNSGGRQMPGHFGYKEKRIVTGSSPVTTQVPHAVGIALAGRLEKKDLVTFVTFGEGSSNQGDFHEGANFAGVHKLPVIFMCENNKYAISVPVEKQLGCAKVSDRAIGYGMPGYTIDGNDVLEVYRVVKEARDRASRGEGPTLIETVSERLTAHSSDDDDRAYRGAEELSEAKKSDPLAYFATYLKEVNVLTDEREKQMLDDIMNIVNDATDYAENAPYAEAESALKYVYGE; encoded by the coding sequence ATGACAAAAAACCGTCATGAATCATTAGGATTAACTGATGAACAAGTACTTGAAATGTACCGCACTATGCTGCTTGCACGAAAAATTGATGAGCGTATGTGGCTATTAAACCGTGCAGGGAAGGTGCCGTTTGTTATCTCATGTCAAGGTCAAGAAGCCGCTCAAGTTGGCGCAGCTTTTGCCTTAAACAGAGAGAATGATTACATATTACCTTATTACCGGGATCTGGGTGTTGTGCTAGCATTTGGGATGACTGCGCGCGATTTAATGCTTTCTGGGTTTGCTAAAGCAGAAGATCCAAACTCAGGAGGTCGTCAAATGCCAGGTCACTTTGGCTACAAAGAAAAGCGAATTGTAACAGGATCTTCTCCGGTTACAACACAGGTGCCTCATGCAGTAGGAATCGCTTTAGCAGGACGATTGGAGAAAAAAGACTTAGTAACGTTTGTCACGTTTGGAGAAGGATCTTCTAACCAAGGAGATTTCCACGAAGGCGCGAACTTTGCAGGTGTTCATAAGCTTCCTGTTATCTTTATGTGTGAAAATAACAAGTATGCGATTTCTGTTCCGGTTGAAAAGCAGCTAGGCTGCGCAAAAGTATCTGATCGTGCGATTGGATATGGTATGCCAGGCTACACAATTGATGGAAACGACGTACTTGAAGTATACCGAGTGGTAAAAGAAGCAAGAGATCGTGCATCCAGAGGAGAAGGTCCTACGCTTATTGAAACTGTTTCAGAACGTTTGACGGCCCATTCAAGTGACGACGACGATCGTGCATATCGCGGAGCAGAAGAATTGTCTGAAGCTAAAAAGAGTGATCCGCTTGCGTACTTTGCGACTTATTTAAAAGAGGTTAACGTGTTAACCGATGAACGAGAAAAACAAATGCTTGATGATATTATGAATATCGTTAATGATGCAACAGATTATGCTGAAAACGCTCCTTATGCAGAAGCGGAATCGGCTTTAAAATACGTGTACGGTGAGTAA